One segment of Neodiprion fabricii isolate iyNeoFabr1 chromosome 1, iyNeoFabr1.1, whole genome shotgun sequence DNA contains the following:
- the LOC124179614 gene encoding allergen Cr-PI-like: MRLSFCLLALVAAATAIPQLANKAGNVDVLKKQQDVLWLLENLFHEIPNEELRKIGRDYNIKENIQLYDDQNAVKYLIRFVEMGRIQRKRVPFTISSTELRKEISLLTRTLVTAKTYDTFLKTAAWARCIFNEAQFYKAFSVAVLQRTDCRGLVLPAPYEVFPYYYIDKRVLKEAQDLRVRTLEKGQTATYVIASNYTPYMTEYDKKLAYFTQDVGLASWYAFFGISGWMKAMSQATNLDFTQNYECEHCETARGSMFYYIHQQLLARYNLERLSNDIPTVKEIEFTRVHVPFKSHLSYPNGLEITGRSFNYDLTREKEDLFKTVLTIERRLQDAIDSGFAISTQGSLLALYERKGLNILGDMIEGTGKSINPRYYGSLQAAARELLGGAPYTKHFWEPLPSNLEIYHTTTRDPVFYEMWERIIRLFKRWQDALPSYTKEDIILPGVTIESVKFDKLTTYCDKFVVDIDSATTVPHGKENQHVKIMTAIDRINHKPYTFKIIINSDKTIKDAIARVYVGPKYNYDGSYVNILHNRDQFVEIDQFAWDIKEGQNVITRHSIDAPMRSIDATTKKDLFRKVQEGLTSNQLFYPDMIAEAFGFPERLALPKGKRNGMPLQVMVIVSSPKQPTLSYKAVVPPKFQTYQNVEYPDIDITTEIRNEGWTHDYRSMMLKEEGVFYNRDIDTDTVHRRTDSSNVDTDRQAAQNYYERRMDRTADVKSAYLTEYYQKKDITEVIGGAVSLDGRPLGYPLDRRLDMECLNVPNVKMVDVKVFWEGTSCCGSCN, translated from the exons ATGCGTCTCAGCTTCTGTTTGTTGGCCCTCGTGGCAGCCGCCACCGCAATTCCTCAGCTGGCAAATAAAGCTG GCAATGTCGACGTACTGAAGAAGCAGCAAGATGTTCTCTGGCTTTTGGAGAACCTATTCCATGAGATCCCTAACGAGGAGCTGCGCAAAATCGGCCGTGACTACAacattaaagaaaacattcaaCTGTACGATGATCAAAATGCCGTCAAATATCTCATCCGTTTTGTTGAGATGGGTCGCATCCAGCGGAAGCGCGTCCCGTTCACAATTTCGTCCACCGAGTTGCGCAAAGAAATTTCTCTTCTTACCAGGACCCTCGTGACTGCGAAAACCTACGATACGTTCCTGAAAACCGCCGCCTGGGCTCGTTGCATATTCAACGAAGCACAATTCTACAAG GCTTTCAGTGTGGCAGTATTGCAACGCACCGACTGCAGAGGCCTCGTCCTTCCGGCACCATACGAAGTCTTTCCATACTACTACATCGACAAGAGGGTGTTGAAAGAGGCTCAGGACCTTCGCGTTCGAACCCTCGAAAAGGGCCAGACCGCCACTTACGTAATTGCATCTAACTACACTCCCTACATGACCGAGTACGACAAGAAACTTGCCTATTTCACTCAAGATGTTGGACTCGCCTCATGGTACGCTTTCTTCGGCATTAGCGGATGGATGAAAGCAATG AGTCAAGCAACAAATCTGGACTTCACCCAGAATTACGAATGCGAACATTGTGAAACCGCCCGCGGATCCATGTTCTACTACATACACCAGCAACTTCTGGCTCGCTACAATCTTGAACGCCTGAGCAACGACATACCGACTGTGAAGGAAATCGAATTCACCCGCGTACACGTGCCTTTCAAATCTCATCTTTCTTATCCGAATGGCCTCGAGATCACAGGACGTAGTTTCAATTATGATTTGACACGCGAAAAGGAAGATCTTTTCAAAACCGTTTTGACAATCGAGAGAAGGCTGCAGGACGCAATTGACAGTGGATTTGCCATTTCGACCCAAGGAAGCCTTTTGGCTCTGTACGAGCGTAAGGGGCTGAACATACTTGGTGACATGATTGAAGGCACCGGAAAAAGCATTAATCCCAG ATATTACGGAAGTCTTCAAGCCGCTGCACGCGAACTTCTCGGTGGTGCGCCTTACACGAAACACTTCTGGGAGCCACTCCCTAGCAACCTAGAGATCTATCACACCACTACCCGCGATCCAGTGTTCTACGAGATGTGGGAGCGCATAATCCGTCTGTTCAAGAGATGGCAAGACGCTTTACCGAGCTACACGAAAGAAGATATCATCTTGCCCGGTGTTACCATCGAAAGTGTCAAGTTCGACAAGCTGACGACTTACTGCGACAAATTCGTGGTCGACATTGACTCGGCTACAACTGTTCCGCATGGCAAAGAAAACCAACATGTCAAGATCATGACAGCGATCGACAGAATTAATCACAAACCGTACACGTTCAAAATAATCATTAACAGCGACAAGACCATCAAGGACGCCATTGCGAGAGTTTACGTCGGCCCCAAATACAACTACGATGGCAGCTATGTAAACATCCTTCACAACAGAGATCAATTCGTTGAAATCGATCAATTCGCTTGGGACA TCAAGGAAGGACAAAATGTCATCACTAGGCACTCCATTGATGCTCCAATGCGTAGCATTGATGCCACGACCAAGAAAGACCTATTCCGTAAGGTCCAGGAAGGCCTCACCTCTAATCAGCTTTTCTACCCTGACATG atcGCGGAAGCTTTCGGTTTCCCCGAGAGGCTAGCTCTTCCTAAAGGTAAACGCAACGGTATGCCACTTCAGGTTATGGTGATCGTCTCTTCGCCCAAACAGCCTACCCTATCTTACAAAGCGGTTGTCCCTCCGAAATTCCAAACTTATCAGAACGTAGAGTATCCCGACATCGATATCACGACAGAAATTCGCAATGAAGGATGGACGCATGATTACCGTAGCATGATGCTCAAAGAAGAAGGCGTCTTTTACA ACCGTGACATTGACACGGATACCGTACATCGAAGAACAGACTCATCGAACGTCGATACTGACCGACAAGCTGCCCAGAACTACTATGAACGCCGAATGGATCGAACTGCCGATGTTAAGTCTGCGTACCTGACCGAGTACTACCAAAAGAAGGACATAACGGAGGTCATTGGTGGTGCTGTATCCTTGGACGGTAGACCACTCGGCTACCCTCTCGACAGAAGGCTAGACATGGAATGTCTTAATGTTCCTAACGTTAAGATGGTCGACGTCAAGGTCTTCTGGGAAGGAACCAGCTGCTGCGGAAGTTGCAATTAG